In Flammeovirgaceae bacterium 311, one DNA window encodes the following:
- a CDS encoding DNA topoisomerase i (COG0550 Topoisomerase IA) — protein sequence MAKNLVIVESPAKAKTIEGYLGKEFKVASSYGHVRDLPKDDMAIDIANGFHPTYEVSSDKKDIIKQLKKLALESEFIFLASDDDREGEAISWHLKETLKLNDQNTKRIVFHEITKKAIQQALSNPRMIDLDLVNAQQARRILDRLVGFELSPVLWKKVRKGLSAGRVQSVAVRLVVDRERDIDKHQSTSSYRVTAVFSLPEGKSLSAELSTRFDTLEEARVFLESCKGAGYQIEKLEKKPVKKSPAPPFTTSTLQQEASRKLGYSVSRTMSLAQRLYEAGKISYMRTDSTNLSEEAQQNAAAVITSEWGKQYSHTRHYKTKSQSAQEAHEAIRPTDFGQQDASSDNAEQRLYELIWKRAIASQMADAQLERTIVRVAIQHAVPAPGQYHFTATGEVVKFDGFLKVYIESTDEEAEDGEQKGVLPPMSEGQKLSSRQLKARETFSRPPARYTEASLVKKLEEMGIGRPSTYAPTISTIQKREYVIKEERAGKEREYQELYLEKDDLRQETKTEITGAEKNKLFPTNLAMVVNDFLVKNFPNVIDYSFTARVEKEFDEIAQGNEEWSKMIGRFYGTFHEKVENTENIERASVNTLREIGTDPKTGLTVYARLGKFGPIVQLGEGTEEEKPQYASLRKGQYLESITLEEALELFKLPRTVGELEGKTITAAIGRFGPYLRHNSKFYSLPKGMDPLFVDEETAITLIKDKQEADAKKVIKLFEENAEVQVLQGRYGPYIKVGSKNVKIPKDKEPESLTLHECLTLAEQTPEKKGRKFAKKK from the coding sequence ATGGCCAAAAATTTAGTGATCGTAGAATCACCGGCGAAAGCCAAAACTATAGAAGGATACTTAGGTAAGGAATTTAAGGTTGCATCCAGCTATGGTCACGTGAGAGACTTGCCCAAAGACGATATGGCCATTGATATAGCCAATGGCTTTCATCCAACCTATGAGGTAAGTAGTGATAAAAAAGACATAATCAAGCAGTTAAAGAAGCTTGCCCTAGAATCAGAATTCATCTTCCTGGCGAGTGACGACGACCGCGAAGGAGAAGCCATCAGCTGGCACCTGAAAGAAACCCTGAAGCTCAACGACCAGAATACCAAACGAATTGTTTTTCATGAAATTACTAAAAAGGCTATTCAACAGGCCTTGAGTAATCCCCGCATGATAGACCTTGACCTGGTCAATGCACAGCAGGCCCGGCGTATCCTGGACAGACTGGTAGGTTTTGAATTATCTCCCGTTCTCTGGAAAAAAGTACGCAAAGGTCTTTCGGCAGGCAGGGTTCAATCGGTTGCTGTGCGCCTGGTAGTAGATCGCGAGCGTGATATTGATAAACACCAAAGTACCTCTAGCTACCGGGTTACAGCTGTTTTCAGCCTGCCGGAGGGAAAATCACTCTCTGCTGAATTAAGTACACGCTTTGATACGCTGGAGGAAGCACGGGTATTTCTGGAAAGCTGCAAGGGAGCAGGTTACCAGATTGAAAAACTAGAGAAAAAGCCTGTTAAAAAATCTCCGGCACCGCCATTCACCACTTCTACCCTGCAGCAGGAAGCATCGCGTAAGCTGGGTTATTCTGTTAGCCGTACCATGTCGCTGGCACAGCGCCTGTATGAAGCTGGTAAAATTTCTTATATGCGTACCGACTCTACAAACCTATCGGAAGAAGCACAACAAAATGCTGCTGCCGTTATTACAAGTGAGTGGGGTAAGCAGTATTCTCATACCCGCCATTACAAAACCAAAAGCCAGTCTGCACAGGAAGCACACGAAGCCATACGTCCTACTGATTTCGGCCAGCAGGATGCCAGCAGCGACAATGCTGAACAACGCCTTTATGAACTGATCTGGAAAAGGGCCATTGCCTCTCAGATGGCCGATGCACAGCTTGAGCGAACCATTGTACGTGTAGCCATACAACATGCCGTGCCGGCTCCGGGACAATACCACTTCACTGCTACAGGCGAGGTGGTTAAGTTTGATGGCTTTTTAAAGGTTTATATTGAATCTACAGACGAGGAAGCAGAAGACGGCGAACAAAAAGGTGTTTTGCCTCCCATGTCTGAAGGTCAGAAGTTAAGCTCACGCCAGCTAAAGGCACGCGAAACTTTCAGCAGGCCACCTGCCCGTTATACAGAAGCCTCCCTTGTGAAGAAACTGGAAGAAATGGGAATCGGGCGTCCTTCTACCTATGCTCCTACCATCTCCACCATTCAAAAGCGTGAGTATGTAATCAAAGAGGAACGTGCAGGTAAGGAACGTGAATACCAGGAACTGTACCTGGAGAAGGATGATCTCCGCCAGGAAACCAAGACGGAAATTACTGGAGCGGAAAAGAATAAACTTTTCCCTACCAACCTGGCCATGGTGGTGAATGACTTCCTGGTAAAAAACTTCCCTAATGTAATTGATTACTCCTTTACTGCCCGCGTAGAAAAAGAGTTTGACGAAATTGCCCAGGGCAATGAGGAATGGAGTAAAATGATTGGCCGTTTCTATGGTACCTTTCATGAAAAAGTAGAAAATACTGAAAATATTGAGCGGGCATCTGTTAATACCCTACGTGAAATAGGCACAGATCCTAAAACAGGCCTTACCGTCTATGCACGTTTAGGCAAGTTTGGTCCTATTGTACAGCTGGGAGAAGGTACGGAGGAAGAAAAGCCTCAGTATGCCAGCCTGCGCAAAGGCCAATACCTGGAAAGTATTACACTGGAAGAAGCACTTGAGCTCTTTAAACTGCCCAGAACGGTGGGAGAACTGGAGGGTAAAACTATTACGGCAGCCATTGGCCGCTTTGGTCCTTACCTGCGTCACAACAGTAAGTTTTACAGCTTACCGAAAGGAATGGATCCACTGTTTGTAGATGAAGAAACAGCTATAACGCTGATAAAAGACAAGCAGGAAGCAGATGCCAAGAAAGTTATCAAACTCTTTGAGGAAAATGCCGAGGTCCAGGTACTGCAGGGCAGGTATGGCCCCTACATCAAGGTCGGATCTAAAAATGTAAAGATACCGAAGGACAAGGAACCGGAAAGTTTGACCTTACATGAATGCCTGACACTGGCAGAACAAACGCCAGAGAAAAAAGGACGAAAATTTGCAAAAAAGAAATAA
- a CDS encoding tyrosyl-tRNA ligase (COG0162 Tyrosyl-tRNA synthetase), with the protein MKDLIAELRWRGMIHDMTPGTEEQLQKEMTAAYIGFDPTASSLHIGNLATVMLLVHLQQAGHKPYALVGGATGMVGDPSFKNEERGLLNEETLRINQADIKNQLEKFLDFNSGNNSAVMLNNYDWFKDFSFLDFIRDVGKHITINYMMSKDSVKKRLETGISFTEFSYQLLQGYDFYHLNKTAGIKLQMGGSDQWGNITTGTELIRRMGGGDAFALTAPLVTKADGTKFGKSESGNVWLDAEFTSPYQFYQFWLNVRDEDLPRLLRVFTLFDENTVRELESKANPNEAKRALAEDVTLRIHGRKELEKAVKASNILFGKSALEDLRDIDERTLLQVFEGVPQTTISRDELGAAADVTELLSATTANLVFSSKSEARRMIQGGGVSINKVKVEDPGVANNWELLQNKYLLVQKGKKSYFLITVE; encoded by the coding sequence ATGAAAGACCTGATAGCTGAACTACGCTGGCGTGGCATGATCCATGATATGACGCCGGGCACTGAAGAGCAACTTCAAAAAGAAATGACGGCGGCCTATATTGGCTTTGATCCTACTGCCTCTTCGCTGCACATAGGAAACCTAGCCACCGTGATGTTGCTGGTGCACCTGCAACAGGCTGGCCATAAGCCTTATGCACTGGTAGGGGGCGCTACGGGTATGGTGGGCGATCCTTCCTTCAAAAATGAAGAACGCGGGCTCCTGAATGAGGAAACCCTGCGTATTAATCAGGCAGACATCAAAAACCAGCTGGAGAAATTTCTCGATTTCAACAGCGGGAACAACTCTGCTGTGATGTTAAATAACTATGACTGGTTTAAGGATTTCAGCTTTCTTGATTTTATCCGTGATGTGGGCAAACACATAACCATCAATTACATGATGTCGAAAGACTCGGTAAAAAAACGCCTGGAAACCGGCATATCTTTTACAGAATTCTCATACCAGCTACTGCAGGGTTATGATTTTTACCATCTGAATAAAACAGCAGGGATCAAACTGCAGATGGGGGGCTCCGATCAGTGGGGAAATATTACGACCGGTACCGAGCTGATCCGCAGGATGGGCGGTGGAGATGCTTTTGCCTTAACCGCACCACTAGTTACCAAAGCCGATGGCACTAAATTTGGGAAATCTGAATCGGGAAATGTGTGGCTGGATGCCGAGTTCACCTCTCCCTACCAGTTTTACCAGTTCTGGCTCAACGTACGCGACGAAGACCTGCCCAGGCTCCTGCGGGTATTCACCCTTTTCGATGAAAATACAGTCCGGGAGCTGGAGAGTAAGGCTAACCCAAATGAGGCCAAGCGGGCACTTGCTGAAGATGTTACCTTAAGGATTCATGGCAGAAAAGAACTTGAGAAAGCAGTAAAAGCCTCTAACATATTATTTGGTAAATCTGCCCTTGAGGATTTGCGTGATATCGATGAAAGAACCCTATTGCAGGTTTTTGAAGGTGTGCCTCAGACTACCATCAGCCGGGATGAGCTGGGAGCAGCTGCCGACGTAACTGAATTGCTTTCTGCCACAACGGCAAACCTGGTGTTCTCTTCCAAAAGCGAGGCCCGTCGTATGATACAGGGAGGTGGCGTTAGTATCAATAAAGTAAAGGTAGAAGATCCGGGGGTTGCCAACAATTGGGAGCTGTTGCAGAACAAATACCTCTTGGTTCAAAAGGGTAAAAAAAGTTATTTTCTGATAACTGTTGAATAA
- a CDS encoding small-conductance mechanosensitive channel (COG3264 Small-conductance mechanosensitive channel): MNNIWLEIKDWFRDAYDFLSTPFGHIGSSEISITFLLYLILSIILVMVVAKKAKQILINRILSKTRMDMGVTQSIGTIVRYVIIVLGLIIIFQSAGLDLGALSVLAGAVGVGIGFGLQNIFNNFVSGLIILFERPIKVGDRVQVDDISGDVVRIAARATTVITNDNISIIIPNSEFVSNRVINWSHNDRMVRFRIPVGVAYKEDPEKIRSLLLEVAAKNENVLKSPAADVLFTEFGDSSLNFELWVWTIKHINRPTVLKSQLYYAIFKKFKEHNIEIPFPQTDLHLKSGFPIQK, encoded by the coding sequence TTGAACAATATATGGTTAGAGATTAAAGACTGGTTTAGGGATGCTTACGATTTCCTAAGCACCCCCTTTGGCCATATTGGTAGCAGCGAAATCAGCATCACCTTTTTGTTATACCTGATCCTCAGTATTATACTGGTGATGGTTGTTGCTAAAAAGGCAAAGCAGATTTTAATAAATCGTATACTAAGTAAAACCAGGATGGATATGGGTGTGACCCAGTCCATTGGTACCATTGTTCGCTATGTAATTATTGTTCTTGGCCTTATTATTATCTTCCAGTCTGCGGGTTTAGATCTTGGGGCATTAAGTGTACTGGCAGGTGCTGTCGGTGTTGGTATTGGCTTTGGCCTTCAGAACATCTTTAATAACTTTGTTTCAGGGCTGATTATTCTTTTTGAGCGCCCTATCAAGGTAGGCGACCGGGTACAGGTAGATGATATTTCAGGAGATGTAGTACGTATCGCCGCACGGGCTACTACCGTCATTACAAATGACAACATCTCCATCATCATTCCTAATTCAGAATTTGTCTCTAACAGGGTCATTAACTGGAGCCATAATGATCGTATGGTCCGTTTTCGCATTCCTGTGGGTGTTGCCTATAAAGAAGACCCGGAGAAGATACGAAGTTTACTGCTGGAAGTAGCTGCCAAAAACGAGAATGTGCTCAAGAGTCCGGCAGCAGATGTTTTGTTTACAGAATTCGGGGACAGCTCCCTGAACTTTGAACTCTGGGTCTGGACCATCAAGCATATTAACAGGCCTACTGTGCTGAAGAGCCAGCTGTACTATGCCATCTTTAAAAAGTTTAAAGAGCACAATATTGAAATTCCATTTCCACAGACAGATCTGCACCTGAAAAGTGGATTTCCGATTCAGAAATAA
- a CDS encoding inorganic pyrophosphatase (COG0221 Inorganic pyrophosphatase), with product MDQQKEFTIDVMVEIPKGSRNKYEYDYKRKMIRYDRMIFSSMHYPSDYGFFLETLGEDGDALDALVLVSEPTFPGCVIEVRPIGVFFMTDEKGPDAKILCVPMSDPIWNKFFSLEEINAHLKNEIEHFFQVYKDLEKKKVGIEGWGNKEEALKLIKQAQDRYENQKESEKKIPASH from the coding sequence ATGGATCAGCAGAAAGAGTTTACCATTGATGTGATGGTAGAAATTCCAAAAGGTAGCCGGAATAAATACGAATATGATTATAAGCGTAAAATGATACGCTACGACCGCATGATCTTTTCTTCCATGCACTACCCCAGCGACTATGGATTTTTCCTGGAGACCCTGGGCGAAGATGGCGACGCCCTAGATGCCCTGGTGCTGGTATCAGAACCTACTTTTCCTGGTTGTGTTATTGAAGTACGTCCGATAGGAGTTTTTTTTATGACAGATGAGAAAGGGCCGGATGCTAAAATATTATGCGTTCCCATGAGTGATCCAATCTGGAATAAGTTTTTCTCCCTGGAAGAAATCAATGCGCACCTGAAAAATGAAATAGAGCATTTCTTTCAGGTATATAAAGACCTGGAGAAGAAAAAAGTAGGTATAGAAGGATGGGGAAATAAAGAAGAGGCGCTTAAACTTATTAAACAGGCACAAGACCGCTACGAGAATCAGAAAGAATCAGAGAAAAAAATTCCTGCCTCTCATTAA
- a CDS encoding S-adenosylmethionine--tRNA ribosyltransferase-isomerase (COG0809 S-adenosylmethionine:tRNA-ribosyltransferase-isomerase (queuine synthetase)), translating to MLTNVNTIFDLVQLDEYRYELPEDRIARHPLPERDKSKLLFYNRGSIEHRGFFELPQLLPKHSLLVFNNTRVIPARLQFKKETGAQIEIFLLQPLAPTTDIQLAMGTSGFSSWQCMIGNRKRWRDGKPLILRLSLNQQEVLLEAKLQNAEGTEVGFSWSPPEYSFAEIVEAAGEIPLPPYLKRRAELEDKERYQTVYSKEKGAVAAPTAGLHFTPAVLDQLKKSGHQTEQLTLHVGAGTFQPIKEKNLSDHPMHREQLVITAANIEQLINHEGAVIAVGTTSMRSLESIYWFGVKLLKNADEPFFISKNECYNYQENILPHPKQAMQAVLQRVRQNPNQQLTGETEIFIIPGYIFRICKGLITNFHQPESTLMLLVAAFTGKDWRQIYKQALENDYRFLSYGDSSLLLPGTYTETI from the coding sequence ATGTTAACTAACGTAAACACTATTTTTGATCTTGTTCAGCTGGATGAGTATCGCTACGAATTACCTGAGGATAGAATAGCCAGGCACCCACTGCCTGAGCGAGATAAAAGTAAGCTGTTGTTTTATAACAGAGGATCCATTGAGCACAGAGGTTTTTTTGAGCTCCCTCAGCTTTTACCGAAGCACAGCTTACTGGTGTTTAATAATACCAGGGTAATTCCGGCTAGGCTGCAGTTTAAAAAAGAAACCGGTGCACAGATAGAAATATTTCTGCTACAACCGCTTGCACCCACAACCGATATTCAATTGGCAATGGGGACAAGCGGTTTTTCTAGCTGGCAGTGTATGATTGGAAATCGTAAGCGCTGGCGCGATGGCAAACCACTCATACTCCGGCTAAGCCTTAATCAGCAGGAGGTACTACTGGAGGCTAAGCTGCAGAATGCAGAGGGCACAGAGGTTGGTTTTAGCTGGTCGCCCCCGGAATACAGCTTTGCTGAAATAGTTGAAGCTGCCGGTGAAATTCCCCTACCCCCTTATTTAAAGCGCAGGGCAGAATTGGAAGACAAAGAACGTTATCAGACCGTTTACAGCAAAGAAAAAGGAGCTGTTGCTGCACCCACTGCAGGCCTGCATTTTACACCAGCAGTGCTCGATCAGTTGAAAAAAAGCGGCCACCAGACTGAGCAGCTTACACTACATGTCGGTGCAGGCACTTTTCAGCCAATCAAGGAAAAGAACCTGTCTGATCACCCCATGCACCGGGAACAGCTGGTGATAACAGCAGCCAATATTGAACAACTCATCAATCACGAAGGAGCAGTGATCGCAGTAGGTACTACCAGCATGCGTAGCCTGGAAAGCATTTACTGGTTTGGGGTAAAGTTGTTAAAGAATGCAGATGAACCGTTCTTTATCAGTAAAAATGAGTGTTATAACTACCAGGAAAACATTTTACCCCATCCAAAACAGGCAATGCAAGCAGTTTTACAAAGAGTAAGACAAAACCCTAATCAACAACTTACCGGCGAAACTGAAATTTTTATCATTCCTGGTTATATATTTAGGATATGCAAAGGCCTGATCACAAACTTTCATCAACCTGAAAGCACACTGATGCTGCTGGTAGCAGCTTTCACTGGCAAAGACTGGAGGCAGATTTACAAACAAGCACTTGAAAATGATTATCGTTTTTTAAGTTATGGTGATTCTTCGCTCTTATTGCCAGGTACTTACACAGAAACAATTTAG
- a CDS encoding silent information regulator protein Sir2 (COG0846 NAD-dependent protein deacetylases, SIR2 family), which yields MEKKKVVVLTGAGISAESGIPTFRDSNGLWEGHNVEDVATPEAWTRNQELVLEFYNQRRKAARDVKPNAGHTALADLEKHFRVTIITQNIDNLHEKAGSSKVLHLHGELFKSRSTADESLLYDITDWELKLGDCCEKGSQLRPHVVWFGEAVPMMEPAIAETAEADIFMVVGTSMQVYPAASLLYYVDDHIPKYIIDPRLPLVHPRPNLFLLEEKASVGVPKVCRELIEKLSN from the coding sequence ATGGAAAAGAAAAAAGTTGTTGTGCTCACAGGCGCTGGCATCAGTGCAGAAAGCGGCATTCCTACCTTTAGAGACTCCAACGGATTATGGGAAGGCCATAATGTTGAGGATGTTGCTACACCAGAGGCCTGGACCCGTAACCAGGAGCTGGTGCTGGAGTTTTATAATCAAAGGCGCAAAGCAGCCAGAGATGTTAAACCTAATGCGGGTCATACAGCACTTGCTGATCTGGAAAAGCATTTCAGGGTTACCATCATTACCCAAAACATTGATAACCTGCATGAGAAAGCCGGCAGCAGCAAAGTACTCCACCTGCACGGAGAGTTGTTCAAAAGCCGAAGTACTGCAGATGAATCATTGTTGTACGATATTACAGACTGGGAATTAAAGCTTGGTGACTGTTGTGAAAAAGGCTCGCAATTACGGCCGCATGTAGTATGGTTTGGCGAGGCAGTACCCATGATGGAGCCAGCCATTGCCGAAACTGCCGAAGCTGATATTTTTATGGTTGTAGGCACCTCGATGCAGGTATATCCGGCAGCAAGCCTGCTCTACTATGTTGATGATCATATTCCAAAGTACATCATAGACCCAAGGCTGCCCCTGGTCCACCCCCGCCCTAACCTCTTTCTGCTGGAAGAGAAAGCCTCAGTTGGTGTGCCTAAGGTGTGCAGGGAGTTAATTGAAAAATTATCAAATTAA
- a CDS encoding pas sensor protein (COG2203 FOG: GAF domain), with protein MLSILKTVLRLNSIKGNIILALIAMGTFTLLLTVSNYWISDQLNYSQNTLNTVLSPAQSSLKSISTDLNKSVLQINLYLDTEKEAHLVEWNALWQKSLENSISKVVEINTTTVHHQNKNDIAALDLQLKDIYQEQQQLLAAVQQQITTARNLPDTAGATISLAPFKSALVKNTEKVNTKAETLITLLITRIDQMIADEQAKQQQYLLYMKYIALCFLILCILAGTVIGYFLIVQVVSSLYRVKQTIKELSHGNIPDAIWQSSNETSHITKELGKLTDHLREVQHFAIQVGEGKFDNNIEVFNKQGALGSSLAGMRDSLYQVAQDDQQRNWVNEGFTLFGDIIRNNNSSINELCDVALSKLVKYVGANQGAIFVIQKSDTLEQEVLTMVSSYAYDRKKYLQKEILIGEGLCGQAWQEENIIHINDVPKEYVQVRSGLGGANPTEVLIVPLIANEQSQGVLELASFSSFKPYQVDFISKIAENLAAAVSTTKANEQTHLLLERFQELTEELRAQEEEMRQNMEELQATQEEMTRAKTLIERKEHNLNSVINNTPDTIFAIDQEYRITVVNKVLSDKYKGMGINLQEGTFISEILPKTAWEVWKPRYDRALAGEQFSIVQETSGSAGNRYSQTYHNPIRNEEGRVVGVSVISRDVTETVLAQQEAEYKRFIVNSLIDNTDDTYFAIDNNYKILIANKTLKDRYAQSNISLQEGENIFDKLPPDQHASWKERYDRALAGESFVMVTERPLKDKVLTIEVHHHPIVDSTTGKVIGAIVASKDITRWQQALAGNDKL; from the coding sequence ATGTTATCAATTTTAAAAACTGTGCTACGCCTGAACAGCATCAAAGGCAATATCATACTTGCGCTGATTGCAATGGGTACCTTTACCCTGCTGCTCACTGTCTCTAATTACTGGATATCTGATCAACTCAACTATTCCCAAAACACACTCAACACGGTTCTATCACCTGCACAATCATCGCTGAAAAGCATCAGCACAGATTTAAACAAGAGTGTACTGCAGATTAACCTTTATTTGGATACTGAAAAGGAAGCCCATTTGGTTGAATGGAATGCGCTTTGGCAGAAAAGTTTAGAGAATTCTATCAGTAAAGTTGTGGAAATCAATACCACCACCGTTCATCACCAGAATAAAAATGATATTGCTGCATTGGATCTCCAGTTAAAGGATATTTACCAAGAGCAACAACAACTGCTAGCAGCTGTCCAACAACAAATTACTACTGCCAGGAATTTACCGGATACTGCAGGTGCTACCATCAGTCTGGCTCCCTTCAAATCCGCATTAGTAAAAAATACAGAAAAGGTTAACACCAAAGCTGAAACGCTTATTACGCTTCTGATAACAAGAATTGACCAGATGATTGCTGATGAGCAGGCTAAACAACAGCAATACCTACTGTACATGAAATATATTGCACTGTGCTTTCTTATTCTTTGCATCCTTGCAGGCACAGTTATTGGATATTTCCTGATCGTACAAGTTGTCAGCAGCCTGTACAGGGTAAAACAAACCATCAAAGAACTAAGCCATGGTAACATTCCGGATGCCATCTGGCAAAGCAGTAACGAAACCAGTCATATTACAAAAGAATTAGGCAAGCTAACTGATCACCTTCGTGAGGTACAGCATTTTGCCATTCAGGTTGGAGAAGGAAAGTTTGATAATAATATCGAGGTATTCAATAAGCAGGGCGCGCTTGGCAGCAGCCTGGCAGGTATGCGCGACAGCTTGTACCAGGTTGCACAGGATGATCAGCAACGTAACTGGGTAAATGAGGGTTTTACTCTTTTTGGTGATATCATCCGGAACAACAATAGCTCCATCAACGAATTATGTGACGTGGCTCTTTCCAAACTGGTGAAATATGTAGGTGCTAACCAGGGAGCCATATTTGTGATACAAAAAAGTGATACCCTGGAGCAGGAAGTGCTTACCATGGTATCGAGCTACGCCTACGATCGGAAAAAATACCTGCAGAAAGAAATCCTGATAGGCGAAGGATTGTGTGGGCAGGCCTGGCAGGAAGAAAATATTATTCACATCAATGATGTTCCGAAGGAATATGTACAGGTGCGTTCTGGTCTGGGAGGAGCCAACCCAACAGAAGTACTGATAGTGCCTCTGATTGCCAACGAACAATCCCAGGGTGTGCTGGAACTGGCTTCATTTTCAAGTTTTAAACCATACCAGGTTGATTTCATCAGTAAAATTGCCGAGAACCTGGCTGCAGCGGTTTCTACCACAAAAGCTAATGAGCAAACACATCTGCTGCTGGAGCGATTCCAGGAACTGACCGAGGAACTAAGGGCCCAGGAGGAAGAGATGCGGCAGAATATGGAAGAGCTGCAGGCCACGCAGGAGGAAATGACCCGGGCCAAAACCCTTATCGAACGGAAGGAACATAATTTAAACTCTGTGATCAACAATACACCTGATACCATCTTTGCCATCGATCAGGAGTATCGGATCACGGTAGTCAACAAGGTGCTGTCGGATAAGTATAAGGGTATGGGCATCAACCTGCAGGAGGGTACTTTTATCAGCGAAATATTACCTAAAACTGCCTGGGAGGTATGGAAACCCCGCTACGACAGGGCGCTTGCCGGAGAGCAGTTCTCCATCGTGCAGGAAACCTCCGGTTCTGCAGGTAACCGCTATTCTCAAACCTATCATAATCCTATCAGAAACGAGGAAGGTCGTGTGGTGGGTGTTTCTGTTATATCCAGAGATGTTACAGAAACTGTATTGGCACAGCAGGAGGCAGAGTATAAACGCTTTATCGTAAACAGCCTGATTGACAATACTGACGATACCTACTTTGCCATCGACAACAATTACAAAATACTGATCGCCAATAAAACCTTAAAGGACCGCTATGCGCAATCCAACATAAGCCTGCAGGAGGGTGAAAATATTTTTGATAAACTCCCCCCCGATCAGCATGCTAGCTGGAAGGAACGCTACGACAGAGCACTGGCAGGCGAATCTTTTGTAATGGTTACCGAACGCCCCCTGAAAGACAAAGTGTTAACGATAGAAGTGCACCACCACCCTATTGTGGATTCTACAACTGGCAAAGTGATTGGTGCCATTGTTGCCTCTAAAGATATTACACGCTGGCAGCAGGCACTTGCCGGAAATGATAAATTATAA
- a CDS encoding o-succinylbenzoic acid synthetase (COG4948 L-alanine-DL-glutamate epimerase and related enzymes of enolase superfamily), giving the protein MHFSAKVRKHRLQFYFSAGTSRGILHFKDSWFLKLEAAGRCGVGEAGPLAGLSPEGTELDALWPQVLKNMDSGGIPKTIEEVYQLAAGAAEGVASIQFALETAMLDWLLGGEKKLFNNSFSSGASCISINGLIWMADKGTMKSRIDEKLNEGFSCLKLKIGAIDFKEELSLLAYIRSLYPAEELVIRVDANGAFSPAEAPTKLSQLAEWDLHSIEQPIRQGQYIAMQQLCRQSPIAVALDEELIGMTTTLQKQELLDKLQPPYIILKPSLLGGLAATGEWIKLAEERGIGWWITSALESNIGLNAIAQFTAQFSPELPQGLGTGKLYTNNLPSPLEVENGFLCYRQDAAWDLSLLGW; this is encoded by the coding sequence ATGCATTTTTCTGCAAAAGTAAGAAAACACAGGCTTCAATTCTATTTCTCAGCAGGAACTTCTCGAGGAATTCTGCATTTTAAAGATTCGTGGTTCCTAAAGCTGGAGGCAGCAGGCAGGTGTGGCGTAGGAGAAGCTGGTCCATTAGCTGGCTTAAGCCCGGAGGGCACAGAACTTGATGCATTATGGCCTCAGGTACTTAAAAACATGGATTCCGGAGGAATTCCTAAAACAATTGAAGAGGTTTATCAGCTGGCTGCAGGGGCAGCAGAAGGTGTAGCATCCATTCAGTTTGCACTGGAAACTGCCATGCTGGACTGGCTCCTGGGTGGTGAGAAAAAATTATTCAACAACAGCTTTTCTTCCGGAGCATCCTGTATTTCCATCAACGGACTCATCTGGATGGCCGATAAAGGTACCATGAAATCCCGTATTGATGAAAAGCTCAATGAGGGGTTCAGCTGCCTGAAACTTAAAATAGGGGCAATAGACTTCAAAGAAGAATTAAGTTTGCTGGCTTACATCAGGAGCCTTTACCCGGCAGAAGAGCTGGTGATACGTGTAGATGCTAATGGTGCTTTTAGCCCTGCAGAGGCACCAACCAAACTTTCGCAGCTTGCCGAATGGGATTTACATTCTATTGAACAACCTATCAGGCAGGGGCAATATATTGCCATGCAGCAGCTGTGCCGGCAATCGCCTATAGCTGTTGCACTCGATGAAGAATTGATTGGTATGACCACCACCCTTCAGAAACAGGAGTTGCTGGATAAGCTGCAGCCGCCTTACATCATATTAAAACCCAGCCTGCTGGGAGGATTGGCTGCCACCGGGGAGTGGATAAAACTTGCAGAGGAACGCGGTATTGGCTGGTGGATCACCTCTGCCCTGGAATCTAATATAGGCCTGAATGCAATTGCTCAGTTTACAGCCCAGTTTTCTCCAGAACTACCACAGGGTTTGGGAACGGGGAAGCTTTACACCAATAACCTCCCATCGCCTCTGGAAGTAGAAAATGGATTTTTATGCTACAGGCAGGATGCTGCCTGGGATCTGTCGTTACTGGGGTGGTAA